A genomic segment from Chitinophaga niabensis encodes:
- a CDS encoding DeoR/GlpR family DNA-binding transcription regulator, whose amino-acid sequence MLKRERQSFILRQVNLHNKVLSVDLCQEMDVSEDTIRRDLNEMAKQDKLIKVHGGALSKSFHLSIASDHVYALNSKKLIAMKACRLIKDGMFVLTTGGTTIIELAKALPPELSATFITVSLPAAYEYIHHPNIEVIFIGDRISKNSQISIGGGVVSKLNGIKADLCFLGTNSIDLKHGITDNDWEVVEVKKAMIEASDRVISLSITEKLNTTQRIKVCDLSKLTTLITEVDPQDQILKPYREAGIEIL is encoded by the coding sequence ATGCTAAAAAGGGAACGTCAGTCATTTATCCTTCGCCAGGTGAATCTCCACAATAAGGTATTGTCGGTAGATCTGTGCCAGGAAATGGACGTTTCGGAGGATACGATCCGCAGGGACCTGAATGAAATGGCCAAACAGGATAAACTGATCAAGGTACACGGTGGGGCGCTCTCCAAATCTTTCCACTTATCCATTGCTTCAGACCACGTATATGCATTAAACAGTAAAAAGCTTATCGCCATGAAAGCATGCCGCCTGATCAAGGACGGTATGTTTGTACTCACTACCGGCGGTACTACCATCATAGAACTGGCTAAGGCGCTGCCGCCTGAGCTATCTGCTACTTTCATCACCGTTAGTTTACCCGCAGCTTATGAATACATCCACCATCCGAACATAGAAGTGATCTTTATCGGAGACAGGATCTCCAAGAACTCACAGATCTCCATCGGTGGCGGCGTAGTTTCCAAATTAAACGGCATCAAAGCAGATCTCTGCTTCCTGGGTACCAATTCCATTGATCTCAAACATGGCATCACGGATAACGACTGGGAAGTAGTGGAAGTAAAAAAAGCCATGATCGAAGCTTCGGACAGGGTCATTTCTCTTTCTATCACAGAGAAACTTAACACAACGCAACGCATCAAAGTATGCGATCTTTCTAAGCTTACGACACTTATTACAGAAGTGGATCCGCAGGATCAAATTTTAAAACCATATCGGGAAGCCGGCATAGAGATTTTATAG
- a CDS encoding DUF6268 family outer membrane beta-barrel protein codes for MLKSFAISFLLLFLCISQRTFAQLPPSGITVNVDYLPASKYRKPIGEEKYEKTEASSSQQRIRFNGNFLLANKGDLASGNIRSWGIMVNGSYTKMNNKGYEQKVIPGELLEVDAGIQHFRSLKNNWGLYSAVSVGLYTDMEKINGNDVFINGVAMFIKRKPKYAYGFGAGITNATGVPLILPGLFFQWQTGNKLKVNVTLPENISATYLLSQQTDLTLYFRPKFGVYDVENMPEGKRLMSFIQLPLGLEHTWHLKKLDLFYGGGIMPLRSFDYSDKSISGIFKNKPSHLLSTNVFLNAGVRWNFR; via the coding sequence ATGCTGAAAAGTTTTGCCATAAGCTTTCTGCTGCTATTCCTATGCATTAGCCAGCGGACATTTGCCCAGTTACCACCTTCCGGTATCACTGTAAATGTTGATTACCTGCCTGCTTCCAAATACAGGAAACCGATAGGCGAAGAGAAATATGAAAAAACGGAAGCTTCTTCCTCGCAACAGCGCATCCGTTTTAACGGCAATTTCCTGCTGGCGAATAAAGGAGACCTGGCCTCGGGGAATATCCGCTCCTGGGGAATTATGGTGAACGGATCTTACACAAAAATGAACAACAAAGGGTATGAACAAAAAGTAATACCGGGCGAGTTGCTGGAAGTAGATGCCGGTATTCAGCATTTCCGCAGCCTGAAGAATAACTGGGGCTTATATAGTGCCGTATCTGTAGGTCTTTACACAGATATGGAAAAGATAAACGGTAATGATGTGTTTATAAATGGCGTGGCCATGTTCATCAAACGCAAACCTAAATACGCTTACGGTTTCGGCGCAGGTATAACCAATGCGACAGGCGTCCCGCTTATATTACCCGGCCTGTTTTTCCAATGGCAAACCGGCAATAAACTGAAGGTGAACGTTACCCTGCCGGAAAATATCAGTGCTACTTACCTGCTCAGTCAGCAAACAGATCTTACCTTATACTTCCGTCCTAAATTTGGCGTCTACGATGTGGAGAATATGCCTGAAGGGAAACGGCTGATGAGCTTTATCCAGTTGCCGCTTGGACTTGAGCACACCTGGCATTTGAAAAAGCTGGACCTCTTCTATGGCGGAGGTATCATGCCGCTCAGGTCTTTTGACTACAGTGATAAAAGTATCTCCGGTATATTTAAAAATAAACCTTCTCATCTGCTTTCTACCAATGTATTCCTGAACGCAGGTGTTCGCTGGAACTTCAGATAA
- a CDS encoding c-type cytochrome domain-containing protein has product MLKRLSENLLIAANIFILFLLVFYQHLHLPAWLQVIGRMHPLLLHFPIVLLILALVLDLLTIRSEQLAATLRPLISHLWLAGALTAAITVIMGLFLSREEGYTGDMLAWHKWSGIAIVWLASLLYWYRYVRKSVMITGSALTLVSLAVAGHFGANLTHGSDFLLAPVTPQHSRVTVPIEQAVIFEHLVKPILEQKCLSCHNSDKAKGELLMETPAQIMKGGKSGPLFIAGNPMASLMIERIHLPMEEKKHMPPTGKTQLSLQEIEVLQHWIRLGGDFKKTVTSLKKEDSLYILAAQLLKPEVSEDQFSFAAASEATIKKLSNNYRVIFPLSRNSPALIVNFYNKEQYSAKALEELLPLKTQIVELHLQKMPVKDAELSVIKQFSNLRKINLDFSAITGSTLQDLTGLKHLRSLAISGTGINLQNLQKLKASKSLEEVYCWNTPLTEKDWQQLAAIKNIRFEKGYDNHGQEPLKLNSPIINNDHTIFQRKQTLALTHPIKGVEIRYTLDGSEVDSVNSAVYKDSITVDSSFTVKAKAYKTGWYGSDATVARFLKTTYRPDSAVLLKPANEKYLGDGPKTFWDLQTGNFDISSGKWLGFRYNDMELLMMFKHPVNVQQITLNTMRNTRAYIFPPTKVEIWGGSDPSKMRLLRKVQPAMPGKDDPNTMSGITCEFPAQEVSCIKIIAAPLAKLPQWHDGKGKQAWIFIDEILVN; this is encoded by the coding sequence ATGTTGAAAAGATTGTCCGAAAATCTACTGATCGCTGCAAATATTTTTATCCTTTTCCTCCTGGTGTTCTATCAGCACCTGCATTTACCTGCATGGTTGCAGGTGATAGGCAGAATGCACCCCCTGCTGTTACACTTCCCTATTGTATTGCTCATCCTTGCGCTGGTACTGGACCTGCTTACCATACGCAGTGAACAGCTCGCGGCTACGTTAAGGCCGCTGATCAGCCATCTCTGGCTGGCTGGTGCCCTTACTGCCGCCATTACGGTGATCATGGGCCTGTTCCTCTCCCGTGAAGAAGGTTATACAGGAGATATGCTGGCCTGGCATAAATGGTCCGGTATTGCTATTGTATGGTTGGCTTCCCTGTTATACTGGTACCGTTATGTAAGAAAGTCTGTAATGATAACAGGCAGTGCACTGACATTAGTGAGCTTAGCAGTAGCAGGGCATTTTGGGGCAAACCTCACGCATGGAAGTGATTTCCTGCTGGCGCCTGTTACTCCGCAACATTCCAGGGTAACAGTACCTATAGAACAGGCGGTGATCTTTGAGCACCTGGTAAAACCCATCCTTGAGCAAAAATGCCTCAGCTGCCATAATTCCGATAAGGCAAAAGGAGAACTGCTGATGGAAACACCCGCCCAGATCATGAAAGGCGGAAAAAGCGGCCCCTTGTTCATTGCCGGTAATCCCATGGCCAGCCTGATGATAGAACGCATCCATCTGCCGATGGAAGAAAAGAAACACATGCCCCCTACAGGCAAAACACAACTCAGCCTGCAGGAGATAGAAGTGCTGCAACACTGGATCCGTTTAGGTGGTGATTTTAAAAAAACGGTGACCTCTCTGAAGAAAGAAGACAGCTTATACATCCTGGCTGCGCAGTTATTAAAACCTGAAGTTTCAGAAGACCAGTTCTCTTTTGCTGCAGCCAGCGAGGCCACCATTAAAAAGCTAAGCAATAACTACCGGGTGATCTTTCCTTTATCCCGGAACTCACCTGCACTGATCGTTAACTTCTACAACAAGGAACAATACAGCGCAAAAGCATTGGAAGAACTGCTTCCTTTGAAAACGCAGATCGTGGAATTACACCTGCAGAAAATGCCGGTGAAAGATGCAGAACTATCTGTTATCAAACAATTCAGCAATCTGCGGAAGATCAATCTTGACTTCTCTGCTATCACCGGAAGTACACTGCAGGACCTCACAGGCCTTAAACACCTGCGTTCACTGGCTATTTCCGGTACGGGCATCAACCTGCAAAACCTACAGAAGTTAAAGGCCAGTAAAAGCCTGGAAGAAGTGTATTGCTGGAATACGCCGCTTACGGAAAAAGACTGGCAACAATTAGCAGCGATCAAGAATATCCGTTTTGAGAAAGGATACGATAACCACGGGCAGGAGCCGTTAAAACTGAACTCCCCTATCATCAACAATGATCATACTATCTTCCAGCGTAAACAAACACTTGCGCTCACACATCCCATCAAAGGTGTTGAGATCAGGTACACATTGGATGGCTCGGAAGTGGACAGTGTTAACTCTGCTGTTTATAAAGATTCCATTACGGTAGATTCCAGTTTCACGGTAAAAGCGAAAGCGTATAAAACCGGCTGGTATGGCAGCGATGCCACGGTAGCACGTTTCCTGAAAACAACTTATAGGCCGGACAGCGCAGTGTTACTGAAACCAGCCAATGAAAAGTACCTGGGAGATGGCCCCAAAACGTTCTGGGACCTGCAGACAGGTAACTTTGATATCAGCAGCGGCAAATGGCTGGGCTTCAGGTATAATGATATGGAACTGCTGATGATGTTCAAACATCCGGTGAACGTACAGCAGATCACATTGAACACCATGCGTAACACACGCGCTTATATCTTCCCGCCAACAAAGGTGGAAATATGGGGTGGCTCAGACCCTTCCAAAATGCGTTTACTCAGAAAAGTGCAGCCGGCAATGCCGGGTAAGGATGATCCGAATACCATGTCTGGCATCACCTGCGAATTTCCGGCACAGGAAGTAAGTTGTATCAAGATAATAGCCGCGCCTTTGGCAAAACTGCCTCAATGGCATGATGGTAAAGGCAAGCAGGCCTGGATATTTATAGATGAGATATTAGTGAATTGA
- a CDS encoding NHL repeat-containing protein: protein MDRRNFIQASALIAGSFYISKDLFAKDNGAVYGHNNMRYRMDNKWGNLDPSRYPVKDCHEMVQDKKGRIILLTNETKNNILIYNKSGKLLNSWGHEFPGAHGLTLAHNHLYITDTDKHQVFKTTLDGKILLTINFPEESGVYKEAKAFVPTETTVTDNGDFYIADGYGSQYILHYNAEGKLQSFFGGRGKEDKHLDNAHGICIDKRNGTPTLLVTDRTRNCFKRFSMAGELLEVIPLPGACVCRPVIKGDHLYAAVLRSPDLGKENSGFVTILDKNNKVVSNIGGTAPEYKDGKLQPMLQAEKIFANPHDVCVDDEENIYVAQWASGKVYPYKFKRV, encoded by the coding sequence ATGGATAGAAGGAATTTCATACAGGCATCCGCGTTAATAGCCGGTAGTTTTTACATCAGCAAAGATCTGTTCGCGAAAGACAATGGCGCTGTTTATGGCCATAACAACATGCGCTACAGGATGGACAATAAATGGGGTAACCTGGACCCTTCCAGGTATCCCGTAAAAGATTGCCATGAAATGGTGCAGGATAAAAAAGGACGCATCATCCTGCTGACCAATGAAACAAAGAACAATATCCTGATCTATAACAAATCAGGTAAGCTGCTCAACAGCTGGGGCCATGAATTCCCCGGTGCGCACGGCTTAACGCTGGCGCATAATCACCTCTACATAACGGATACAGATAAACACCAGGTGTTTAAAACCACACTCGATGGTAAAATATTACTGACCATTAACTTCCCGGAAGAAAGCGGCGTATACAAAGAAGCAAAAGCTTTTGTACCCACCGAAACCACCGTTACAGATAATGGCGATTTCTATATTGCAGATGGTTACGGCTCCCAGTACATCCTGCACTATAATGCCGAAGGGAAACTGCAAAGTTTTTTCGGCGGAAGAGGAAAAGAAGACAAACACCTCGATAACGCACATGGCATTTGCATCGATAAACGTAACGGTACGCCTACCCTGCTGGTTACAGACCGTACGCGCAATTGCTTTAAACGCTTCAGCATGGCAGGTGAATTACTCGAAGTGATACCATTGCCAGGTGCATGCGTATGCCGCCCGGTGATCAAAGGTGATCATCTCTATGCCGCCGTACTGCGTTCTCCTGACCTTGGGAAAGAGAACAGCGGTTTTGTTACCATCCTGGATAAAAACAATAAAGTAGTTTCCAATATCGGGGGCACTGCTCCTGAGTATAAGGATGGCAAACTGCAACCCATGTTGCAGGCAGAAAAGATCTTTGCCAATCCGCATGATGTATGTGTGGATGATGAAGAAAATATTTATGTAGCGCAATGGGCTTCCGGGAAAGTATATCCCTATAAATTCAAACGGGTGTAG
- a CDS encoding DUF1501 domain-containing protein, translating into MDKEFLEHGLNMNRRRFLSRLSLGLGSVALGSLLIPDLLKGGGAEEMGFPPGIPHFAPKAKRVIYLFQNGAPSQLETFDYKPLLRQMMGQELPASIRNGQRLTGMTSGQASFPLVGSFYDFKQYGQSRAWISDLFPYTAKVVDDICIIKSMYTEAINHDPALTFFQTGAQQGNRPSMGAWLSYGLGSENKNLPAFCVLLSRGKGNGQGVYSKLWTNGFLDSIHQGVQFSSGESPVLYLNDPAGMDSTARRKMLDKLSELNQLSYDQFGDPEINTKIQQYEMAYRMQTAVPDITDLSKEPDDIIKLYGPNCLVPGTFASNCLLARKLSENGVRFVQLYHQGWDQHGNLPNEMAGQAKDVDQASAALITDLKQRGLLDETLVIWGGEFGRTNYSQGKMTVDNYGRDHHPRCFSVWMAGGGVKPGIVYGETDEFGYNITKDPVHVHDFQATVMNLLGLDHEKLIYKHLGRRYRLTDVAGNVITNLIA; encoded by the coding sequence ATGGACAAAGAATTTTTAGAACACGGGTTGAACATGAATCGCCGCAGATTCCTTTCCCGTTTAAGCCTGGGACTGGGAAGCGTAGCATTGGGCTCGCTGCTGATACCCGATCTGCTGAAAGGCGGTGGAGCAGAAGAAATGGGATTCCCTCCCGGTATTCCACACTTTGCGCCGAAAGCAAAAAGGGTGATCTACCTTTTTCAGAACGGCGCACCTTCTCAACTGGAGACCTTCGATTACAAACCTTTATTGCGCCAGATGATGGGGCAGGAATTACCTGCTTCTATCCGCAACGGGCAACGCCTTACGGGTATGACATCCGGCCAGGCCTCTTTTCCGCTGGTAGGTTCTTTCTATGACTTCAAACAATATGGTCAATCCAGGGCATGGATCAGCGACCTGTTCCCTTATACGGCAAAAGTGGTGGACGATATTTGTATCATCAAGTCCATGTACACAGAAGCCATTAATCACGATCCCGCACTTACCTTCTTCCAAACCGGTGCCCAGCAAGGAAACCGGCCAAGTATGGGGGCATGGCTCAGTTATGGTTTAGGTAGTGAGAATAAAAACCTCCCAGCATTCTGCGTACTCCTGTCAAGAGGAAAAGGGAACGGACAGGGCGTATATTCCAAACTCTGGACGAATGGCTTCCTGGATAGTATTCACCAGGGTGTTCAATTCAGCAGCGGCGAAAGCCCTGTATTATACCTGAACGATCCGGCAGGTATGGATTCCACCGCACGCCGCAAAATGCTGGATAAGCTCTCTGAGCTGAACCAGCTTTCTTATGATCAGTTCGGCGACCCTGAGATCAATACCAAGATCCAGCAATACGAAATGGCTTACCGCATGCAAACAGCGGTGCCGGATATCACCGATCTTTCCAAAGAGCCGGATGATATTATCAAACTCTATGGACCTAATTGCCTTGTTCCGGGCACTTTTGCTTCTAACTGCCTGCTGGCACGCAAACTCTCTGAGAATGGTGTGCGCTTTGTGCAACTGTACCACCAGGGATGGGACCAGCATGGCAATCTGCCGAATGAAATGGCAGGGCAGGCAAAAGACGTGGACCAGGCTTCTGCAGCACTGATCACCGATCTGAAACAACGTGGACTCTTAGATGAAACACTGGTGATCTGGGGCGGCGAATTCGGCAGGACCAATTACAGCCAGGGTAAGATGACGGTAGATAACTATGGCCGTGATCACCATCCCCGCTGCTTCTCTGTATGGATGGCAGGCGGTGGCGTGAAACCGGGTATCGTATATGGCGAAACGGATGAATTCGGCTATAACATCACGAAAGACCCAGTGCATGTACACGACTTCCAGGCTACTGTGATGAACCTCCTTGGCCTTGACCACGAAAAATTGATCTATAAACATCTTGGCCGCCGCTATCGCCTTACAGACGTGGCTGGCAATGTAATCACCAATCTTATTGCATAA
- a CDS encoding SusC/RagA family TonB-linked outer membrane protein: MKKRLWLWRSNWKFASIALSLQLVSILALAQVRISGTVTGADGKGIPSIAVQVRSTTSGAYTDGNGAYSINANLKDGSYTLAFTGVGLKPQEKTFQVGATKTFSFDVQLQEDVLGLNEVIVTGTSVATSKKKLGNAVSTISAKDIQYSAATGIDGALQGKVAGAQITQNSGNPAGGISVRLRGPSTIVGSSDPLYIVDGVIVNNDSKQLIDLGGYAQNRLVDINPADIERIEVIKGAAAAAIYGSRANNGVVQIFTKRGKSGKPQVSFSTQFKTNSIRKKLEYNEYPFRFNNTDVNDKGQTAVTRYDYQDKIFSTGIGTDNTLSVSGGTEDTKYYVAASSLYNEGIIKNTNFNRNGLRVNVSQKLNKILTLSAGANYTLSNSREIPNGGINEAYGALTGFIFSNNFINPDKDPITGLYPSTAPVAILRRTNPLEAINRFDFRQKVNRFIGNVQLNAKPVEGLNVDLIFGLDNYTQTATGYIPPKNTTPSYDGGLSRRADATVLQTNTDLNVSYRKKVNHWLESTTGLGGTMQYDRTYLFGGTAQSLGAFGQTLNNGTIVATESRAERTILGGFLQQTFGLFDKIYITGAARTDASSVYGKDNRWQFFPKLSGSYLVSEEDFWQESKLADIIPSFKLRAAWGQSGNLTAIGVFDRFTNYNPIIYGGSAGSVSPAQLGNPLIKPERQTELELGTDISLLKDRLSIEFTYFNKDVKDLILNRTLAPSTGFNNRFLNIGTMTNKGFELMVKGVPIQTKDVNWISTFSYTNNKNVINGVEGNGVLPFAGGFGQVAAVNGYSLGAFYATFFARNADGSLLLTPGGLPQRERGVQKANGTYTVGRDANGQPSGAILSKVIGNPNPKHVLSWVNEVNYKKFTFRMQWDGMLGFDVFNFTKRVGDNANYGGLKGYEAELKGEVAKGTSVALFSIFENWIEKGDFVKLRELSAAYLITPKAGKFRDLRVTLSGRNLLSIDNYSGYDPEVNAAGQDNAVRGFDFVEVPLPRTFQVGLNVNF; this comes from the coding sequence ATGAAAAAAAGGCTATGGTTATGGCGGAGCAATTGGAAATTTGCTTCAATTGCCCTGTCGCTGCAACTTGTGTCCATTCTCGCCCTGGCACAGGTTCGCATCTCCGGAACAGTGACCGGAGCAGATGGAAAGGGGATTCCATCTATAGCAGTGCAGGTTCGAAGTACAACCTCGGGTGCATACACAGACGGGAATGGTGCTTACTCCATTAATGCAAATCTGAAAGATGGTAGTTATACGCTTGCTTTTACAGGTGTAGGTTTGAAGCCGCAGGAAAAAACATTCCAGGTAGGCGCAACCAAAACATTCTCTTTTGATGTACAATTGCAGGAGGATGTATTGGGGCTGAACGAAGTGATTGTTACCGGTACAAGCGTGGCTACTTCCAAGAAAAAGTTGGGCAATGCCGTATCCACTATTTCTGCAAAGGACATTCAATACAGTGCTGCCACTGGTATTGACGGAGCTTTGCAGGGAAAGGTAGCGGGCGCACAGATCACACAGAACTCCGGTAACCCTGCAGGAGGTATTAGTGTACGCTTAAGAGGCCCCAGTACCATTGTAGGTTCTTCTGATCCGCTTTACATTGTGGATGGCGTGATCGTAAACAACGACTCCAAACAACTGATAGACCTGGGCGGATATGCACAGAACCGCCTGGTGGACATCAACCCTGCGGACATCGAAAGAATAGAGGTGATCAAAGGTGCCGCTGCTGCTGCAATCTATGGCTCCCGCGCAAATAACGGTGTGGTACAGATCTTCACTAAAAGAGGGAAAAGCGGTAAACCACAGGTATCTTTCTCTACGCAATTCAAAACAAACAGCATCCGCAAGAAACTGGAATACAATGAGTATCCGTTCCGGTTCAACAATACGGATGTGAACGACAAAGGCCAGACTGCCGTGACCCGTTATGATTACCAGGATAAGATCTTCAGCACAGGCATCGGTACGGATAATACATTATCTGTTTCCGGTGGTACAGAAGATACCAAATACTATGTTGCAGCATCCAGCCTGTATAATGAAGGGATCATCAAAAACACCAATTTCAATAGAAATGGCCTGCGGGTAAATGTTTCACAAAAACTGAATAAAATACTCACGCTTTCTGCAGGTGCCAATTATACCCTGAGCAATAGCCGGGAAATACCCAATGGTGGTATTAATGAAGCATACGGTGCGCTTACAGGTTTTATATTCAGCAATAACTTTATCAATCCGGATAAAGACCCTATTACCGGTCTTTATCCTTCTACTGCTCCCGTGGCTATTCTCCGCCGTACCAACCCGCTTGAAGCGATCAATCGTTTTGATTTCCGTCAGAAGGTGAACCGTTTCATCGGGAACGTACAACTGAATGCCAAACCAGTTGAAGGCCTTAATGTTGATCTTATTTTTGGATTGGATAACTACACCCAAACAGCTACCGGTTATATTCCACCCAAAAATACAACCCCCAGTTATGACGGAGGTTTATCAAGAAGAGCGGACGCAACTGTATTACAAACCAATACAGACCTCAACGTCAGTTATCGCAAAAAGGTAAACCATTGGCTGGAATCCACTACCGGACTGGGCGGTACTATGCAGTACGACAGAACATACCTTTTTGGCGGTACAGCACAGTCGCTCGGAGCATTTGGACAGACATTGAACAACGGTACTATAGTGGCTACCGAGTCCCGTGCGGAAAGGACCATCCTTGGCGGCTTCCTACAACAAACGTTCGGGCTGTTTGACAAGATCTATATCACGGGTGCAGCAAGAACAGATGCATCCTCTGTATATGGCAAGGATAACCGCTGGCAGTTCTTCCCTAAATTAAGTGGCTCCTACCTGGTTTCTGAAGAGGATTTCTGGCAGGAATCCAAACTGGCAGATATCATCCCTTCTTTCAAATTACGCGCTGCATGGGGGCAGTCAGGGAACCTTACTGCGATAGGTGTGTTTGACCGCTTCACAAATTATAATCCTATTATTTATGGTGGTAGCGCGGGTTCTGTTTCTCCGGCACAACTGGGTAATCCGCTGATCAAACCGGAACGCCAGACAGAACTTGAACTGGGTACGGATATCAGCCTGCTCAAAGATCGCCTGAGCATTGAGTTCACTTACTTTAACAAGGACGTAAAGGACCTGATCCTGAACAGAACACTTGCTCCCAGCACCGGTTTCAACAACCGCTTCCTGAACATCGGTACCATGACGAATAAGGGTTTTGAACTCATGGTAAAAGGGGTGCCCATCCAGACTAAAGACGTTAACTGGATCTCTACCTTCAGCTATACCAATAATAAGAACGTTATCAATGGCGTAGAAGGAAATGGCGTATTGCCTTTTGCAGGTGGTTTTGGCCAGGTAGCTGCAGTGAACGGTTATTCCCTTGGTGCATTCTATGCCACCTTCTTTGCAAGGAATGCCGATGGATCTCTTTTACTGACTCCTGGTGGCCTCCCTCAGAGAGAAAGAGGTGTGCAAAAGGCTAATGGTACTTATACGGTAGGCCGTGATGCCAATGGCCAGCCGAGTGGTGCAATACTGAGTAAAGTGATCGGTAATCCCAATCCCAAACACGTACTGTCATGGGTCAACGAAGTGAACTATAAAAAATTCACTTTCCGGATGCAATGGGATGGTATGCTTGGTTTTGATGTTTTCAACTTTACCAAACGTGTTGGAGACAATGCTAACTATGGAGGCTTGAAAGGTTACGAAGCTGAACTGAAAGGCGAAGTAGCAAAAGGTACCAGCGTTGCACTGTTTTCCATCTTTGAAAACTGGATTGAAAAAGGTGATTTCGTAAAGCTCAGGGAATTATCTGCCGCCTATCTGATCACACCCAAAGCCGGTAAGTTCCGCGATCTCAGGGTTACTTTATCCGGCAGGAACCTTCTGTCTATAGACAATTACAGTGGTTATGATCCGGAAGTGAATGCTGCCGGCCAGGATAACGCGGTAAGAGGGTTTGATTTTGTGGAAGTGCCTTTACCAAGAACTTTCCAGGTTGGACTGAATGTTAATTTCTAA
- a CDS encoding anhydro-N-acetylmuramic acid kinase, translating into MNTNISRLYEISRKAERLVIGLMSGTSVDGLDVALCRFSGTGMDSRIELVAFETVPYGEEYKGEISSVFSKRNVDLEKVCLLNGWVAQKHAAMILQCLQKWGKKPAEIDLIASHGQTIFHAPKSLHKHAKFSNATLQIGDGDHMAVETGIITLSDFRQKHVAAGGEGAPLAAYGDFLIFSKKNEDRIMLNIGGIANFTYLPGNLNADEVFCSDTGSGNTLMDAFTQKHYPGQYFDENSAIASKGTVHPALLHALKDHPFFQQPFPKTTGPELFNIAYLDKAIERSGATGISIEDTMATLNRFSAETITEAIKAVTRDGSGFHFYVSGGGMHNPLLMKNITELLPGCTFKSTRELHINPDAKEAVLFAVLANEAVCGGAINFGKGRNGIPNVSMGKVSFPG; encoded by the coding sequence ATGAATACGAACATTTCACGTCTTTATGAGATTTCCCGGAAAGCAGAGCGTTTGGTTATTGGCTTAATGTCCGGTACTTCTGTTGACGGGCTGGATGTAGCCCTTTGCCGCTTTTCCGGTACTGGCATGGATTCCCGGATAGAGCTGGTGGCCTTTGAAACAGTGCCTTACGGGGAGGAATATAAAGGGGAGATCAGCAGCGTGTTCTCCAAAAGGAATGTAGACCTGGAGAAAGTTTGCCTCCTGAATGGCTGGGTAGCGCAAAAACATGCAGCAATGATCCTGCAATGCCTGCAGAAATGGGGCAAAAAACCCGCAGAAATAGATCTTATTGCCAGCCATGGCCAAACCATCTTCCATGCTCCCAAATCCCTGCATAAACATGCAAAATTCAGCAATGCCACCCTGCAGATCGGGGATGGCGACCATATGGCCGTAGAAACCGGCATTATCACCCTGAGCGACTTCCGGCAGAAACATGTAGCCGCCGGAGGGGAGGGGGCGCCGCTTGCAGCTTATGGCGACTTCCTCATCTTTTCAAAGAAAAACGAGGACCGCATTATGCTGAATATCGGAGGTATTGCCAATTTCACCTACCTGCCCGGTAACCTCAATGCAGATGAAGTGTTCTGCAGCGATACCGGTTCCGGGAATACATTGATGGATGCCTTCACCCAAAAACATTATCCCGGTCAATACTTTGATGAAAATTCCGCTATTGCTTCAAAAGGAACAGTACATCCCGCATTACTGCATGCACTGAAAGATCATCCTTTCTTTCAACAACCGTTCCCGAAAACCACAGGCCCGGAATTATTCAATATCGCTTACCTGGATAAAGCCATTGAGAGATCAGGCGCAACAGGCATTAGTATTGAAGATACCATGGCTACGCTTAACCGTTTCTCTGCTGAAACCATTACGGAAGCCATCAAAGCAGTTACCAGGGATGGCAGCGGTTTTCATTTCTATGTAAGTGGCGGCGGTATGCACAATCCGCTGCTGATGAAGAACATCACGGAATTACTCCCCGGCTGCACGTTTAAAAGCACCAGGGAATTACACATTAACCCGGATGCGAAAGAAGCCGTACTGTTTGCGGTACTGGCCAATGAAGCTGTATGCGGGGGAGCTATTAATTTCGGGAAAGGAAGGAATGGCATCCCTAACGTATCCATGGGAAAAGTGAGTTTTCCGGGATAG